CAATTTGGTGATCGCTTTCACCTTATTTTTTTGTCTAGTAAAAGTTACTGGATTTTTTCTTAAAAAATGATATTATTAAAACGTATGAATTTATATAGAAGGAAGTGTTGGATCATGAGCTTGTATGATGACATCAAAAGGTTTATCAATAATACAGATGGAAACATAGGTGTTTCAATAAAAAATCTAAAGACAGGTGAAAGAATAGATGTAAATGAAGAGATGATGTTTCCATCTGCCAGCACGATAAAAATACTCATCATGGCACAGATATATAAAATGGCTAAAGAGGGTTACATAAGGTTAACTGATAATATCGTTCTATCTGACTTTATGAAAACAAATGGTAGCGGGATTCTTTATCAGCTTAACAGCAAGCATAAATTTACCATAGAAGAACTTATAACATTGATGATAATTATAAGCGACAATACAGCTGCAAATGTCCTGATTGACATAGCAGACATGAAAAATATAAATAAGATGGCAGAGGATCTTGGAATGTTACATACAAAGATACAGAGAAAGATGATGGATTTTGAAGCAGCAAAATCCGGGAAAGATAACTACACATGCCCGAAAGATATGACGCATCTTCTAGAGCTTATACATGATGGAGAAGTTGTAGATGAAGAGTATAGCAACATGATGCTTGATATATTAAAGAAGCAGCAGGATTTAGGAAGGCTTGATTTGTATCTACCAGAAGACGTCTTAATTGCACATAAGCCAGGGGAGCTAAAGCTTTTAGAGCATGATGTAGGGATAGTGTTTCTAAAAAATTGCCAATACATAATAAGTGTAATGACGAATAATTTGAGTACAAATTTAGATGGTAGAAGGGCCATAGGGAAAATATCAAAGATGGTTTACGATGAATACGTAAAACTATAAAGCAGCAAAACTTGCTGCTTTATTTTGCCAAAATTCTAAGGAAGTTAAGCACCGCATTGTTGGCTCTATGTATGATGATGCTCCTGTAATAACGCAATAAAATATAGACAAATATAGACAAAAACAGTAGATATCTGCTGTTTTTTGTTGTAATGGAATAATTATCTATGGTATAATGTCATTAAGGTTGATGGTTGGAAAGAGCGCCACTCCCTAAATCGTGAGATGTTGGAGGTAAAGGGAAAAAAGGGGGTGGGGCGAGGTGGATATACCAAAGATAATAACTATAGTAGCATCAACACTTTTAGCAATCGTCGCCCTAATTTTAAATCGCAACAATTTCCATTTAGAATTTAAAATAGAAATCGGACAAAACAAAAAAGAGCATTAACCTCTGCACAGGAATGCTCTTTTCCAAGTAATCCATTAACCTTTACTCCAACATCTCTATAAATATTATATTTCACTTATTCTATACTGTCAATATTGCCAATTTCTTTTTTTATACTTTTTTAAAACCTTTTTATACTTCTCTTAAAGTTAATTTTAAAAATTTTAAATATTCGAGGAAATTGCACAATTAAGCTTTTAATTTTTGAACCAAAAAAGGCAATAGCAAAGCTAAGCATATTAATGCCTGTGGATAACTTATGAACTTTGAAAATTTAACAAAAATAGTTTATAAAATAATTTTCATCCCATGGTTATACAGCTGGTTAAACACAGGTAGTTAATTAAGCTACTTTTGGCAATGATTTAGTAACATTAACAGCAATAGTACCTGCAACAAGTGTAATACAGTTTAATAAAGCAAAGGTTTTAGCTTTCTTAATACCCGCTGAGCGCAGATTGTCAGTATTTAAATAGTCTTTTAATCGGCTGTTACATCTTTCAATAGAAGTTCTAAGGTTATATATCTCTTGCCACTCATCAGAACTCCTTATTGGAAAGCTAAAATATCTGTTATTTTTCTTGTAATTGATTTTAAGGCAATACCCATAGTTTGAATTGCTGCACCAAGAAGAACCATGAGGACAATCTATCTTTCCTAATACATGTGGACATCTGAATTTTAAATAATCACCGTCCTTACCCCAATATACAAGTTCATATCCCATAGAACAAATTGGGTGAAGCCTTTCATTTAATCCTTCTGGTGGAGCAAAACTTCCTCTTTTGTTGTAGGCTATGATTGGTTGTGCATGAAATTCGTTCATAATATAATCGTAATTTTCTTTTATATCATAGCCTGAATCCATAATACAGTGTTTTACATCAAATGTATTGCCGTAGAACTCTTTTAGCTTCTTTAATAAGGGTATTGCTAAAATACTATCATTTACGCTTGCAGGAGTAATTTCTATGGCAAGTGGAAGTTCACTTTTGCAGTCGGCTATTATATGTAGCTTCCATCCAAACCATTTTATATCATTGCCATCAGTATCTTTTTTCTTTCCCCAGTTAGGAGATTTACCATCATCCTTTAGTTTGGATTTAGGTTTTGGTTTTTCAAAAGCGTTCAATTTAGTTGAATCAATAGCTATATTAGTGCTATCAATTATGTTGAGGTCTTTAGCTTTAAGTATTAATTGCTTAAAGTCTTCCTCAAGAGCTTCCGACTTTGATATTAGGTTTAAAAATCTGCTAAAGGTTGATGCAGATGGAGTAGGACCAAATACACTAAAGCCACAGTTATATCTAAATACAGGGTCTGATTTTAATCTATCTACAAGCTTTGCTATATTGGGAATTTTCTCAAGTTGCATAGCAACTAAGGCATAAAGCAAAGGCAGTGGATCATATCCTTTAGGTCCTCTTTTATATTCAGATCTTGATAGTGAAAGCACAACATTTGAGAAATCAAGTTGTGAAAAAACCATTTCAAGTTTTGTCTCTGGTTGAAATTTTATTAATTCGTCGAAGGAAAATAAGCATTCTTGTCGAATATACATAAGTAGGTTCACCTCTTTTGTTAAAATTGGGTTGCTACTTATATATTCGACATTTGGGGTGAACTTCCTTTTTTTATCTTTTAAAAAGTTAAGAATATCAAGCTATTTAAAATATGAAATTCGCTCATTCTTATACAAACTTTATATTGGAATATATTTTCCTTTATAGATTTTTTATAAAAATAGATTTTTGTGCATATCAGTAAGAGCAGAAAAAGAGCAATAATCTAGGAAAAAGCGTGTAAGTTTATTTTGCCAAGATTCTAAGGGAGTTAAGCACCGCCAGCACAGTTACACCCACATCTGCAAATACTGCTTCCCACATTGTTGCAAGACCCAATGCTCCTAAGGTGAGGACAGATAATTTAACGCCTAATGCAAAAATTATATTTTCTAAAACAATTTTATGAGCTTTCTTTGCTATTTTTATGGCGTCAACCAATTTATAAGGCTCGTCTGTCATCAGCACCACGTCTGCCGCTTCTATAGCAGCATCAGTGCCGATTTTTCCCATTGCAATTCCGATGTCTGCTCTTGTTAAAGCGGGAGCATCATTTATTCCATCTCCAACAAAAGCTACTTTGCCTTTTAAATCAGTATTGCTACACAGTTCGTCAACGACATTAACTTTTTCATCAGGCAGAAGCTCTGAGTAAACACCATCAAGTCCTAACTCATTTGATATATATTCGCTTATTTCTTTTTTATCTCCGGTAAGCATTATGAGTTTTTCTACACCTAAGCTTTTAAGTGCTTTTACAGTATCTTTGGAGTCTTTTTTTATTGTATCAGATATGACGATGTATCCTGCATATTTTCCGTCTACTGCTATATGGACAGCACTGTACGGTCTGACATCCTTAAATGCTATATTATGACTTTTCATCAATTTTGAATTTCCTATAAGGATTTCCTTATCATCGATAATAGTTTTTATGCCATTGCCGGCAAGCTCAACATAATCTTTTATTTTTCCTGCGTCAATTTCTTTGCCGTAAGCATTTATGATAGATGATGCTATAGGATGATTTGAGTAGTATTCTCCGTATGCAGCATATTTAAGCAGCTCATCGCTTTTTAAAGGATTTTCTGCATTGATTTCTGTCACTTTGAAGGTACCTTCTGTCAATGTGCCGGTTTTGTCGAAAACTATTGTTTTAACATCATTTAAAGCTTCTAAGTAATTGCTGCCTTTTATAAGGATGCCGCTTTTTGACGCAGATCCGATGCCGCTGAAGAAACTTAACGGTATCGATATAACAAGGGCACATGGACATGATATGACTAGGAATACCAGCGCTCTGTAGATCCAATTTGAGAAGTTCTCATTTAAAAGTAGAGGAGGGATTGTAGCTATAAATAATGCAGATAGTGTTACGATTGGTGTATAGTATTTTGCAAATTTCGTTATAAAATTTTCGGCTTGTGCTTTTTTATTGCCGGCATTTTCTATCAAATCAAGAATCTTTGATACGGTTGATTCTTTAAAGTTCTTTTCGACTTTAACGGTTAGAAGGCCGTTTTTGTTTATAAAGCCGCTTAATACATCAGAACCGATTGTAACTTCCATTGGCAAATATTCTCCTGTCAGTGATGATGTATCCACAAATGATTTACCATCTATTACTTTTCCATCCAGCGGTATTTTTTCACCTGGTTTTACTAAGATGATATCGCCTATATTTACTGCTTCTGGCGGTACCCTTTTTATATTATTTTCAATCTTTAAGTTTGCGTAGTCAGGCCTTATATCCATCAAATCTTTTATTGATTTTCTAGAATTGTCTACAGCGTAATCCTCAATAAGTGTGCCTATTTGATAGAAAAGCATGACGGATACGCCTTCTTCATATTTGCCGATTGCAAAGGCACCTATTGTGGATATGCTCATGAGAAAATTTTCATCAAACAATTGACCTTTCAAGATTTTTTTGATGGACAGTGTAATTATCTCTCCACCTGAAATAATGTAGCTTATGAAGAAAAAGGATAACTTTGCGTATTCCGGAAGTTTAAAAATAACAGGCAAAACAAATAAAACTGCTGCAGATAGTAATTGCATGATTTTCCACTTAAAATGGCTGTCTTTGTCTTTTACGATCTTGCCTTCAAAATCAGAAATATGAATATTTGGCTCCACATCTTTTACAACTTTCTTTATAGTTTTATTTATATCATTTATCTTATTTATATCTTCTAATTCAACAGTCAATTTTGTATTTATAAGATCTACATTGGCATTGCATATACCATCTATTTTTTTCACATTGTCTTCTATTTTTGCTGCACATACAGCACAGTCTAATCCTTCTAACAGAAATGTCTGCTTTGAGCCTTTCATGTTATTTGCCTCCAAAACTATCCCTTCTTTCATATAAATTTAAGCCAAATAAAGGCTATTCTTCTATATGGCTGAATCCCTGGTCAAATATCTTTATGACGTGGTCGTCTGCAAGAGAATAGTATACGACTTTGCCTTCTTTTCTGTATTTTACAAGTTTGCTTTGCTTCAATATCCTTAGCTGATGAGATACTGCAGATTGATTCATGCCAAGTGTCGCCGCAATATCGCATACGCACATTTCAGACTCAAATAAAGCACATAAAATTTTGATCCTTGTTGTGTCGCCGAATATCTTAAAAAGCTCAGCAAGGTCGTACAATTTTTCTTCTTCAGGCATTAATTTTTTTACTTTGTCAACAACATCTTCGTGTATTACAGTTATTTCACATACGTCATTGTTGCTCTTATTGTCTTTCATAAAAACACCTCGATGATTGAATATATGAATATTTGTTCATATATATTTTATAATTTATTTCAGAATATGTCAACTGCGTTTTATCAAGTAGTAGGAGAAAATAAAATAGAGAGTGTCATATGCTCATTATGGTTTAATGTGATGCTGTGCTATAATATATTTTAGTAATTCAGTTATGAGGGATAAAGATGATGCGTAAAATAATCCATGTCGATATGGATGCTTTTTTTGCATCTGTGGAGCAACATGATAACCCAAAGCTTAAAGGTAAGCCGGTTATAGTAGGTGGATTATCTGGTAGAGGCGTTGTGTCTACATGCTCTTATGAGGCCAGAAAATATGGAATCCATTCAGCAATGCCTATGTACATGGCAAAAAGTCTATGCCCCAATGGCATTTTTTTGCCTGTAAGGTTTCAGCGGTACAGGGAAGTGTCTAAAAAAGTATTTGATATTTTGTATGAAGTAACTGATATTGTGGAGCCTCTTTCAATTGATGAAGCATACCTTGATGTAACAGATATCGACAAAAATCCAGAAGATATTGCCAAGGAAATAAAAGAAAAAGTGCATATGACGACAGGGCTTACTGTGTCTGCAGGTGTTTCATATAACAAATTTCTTGCAAAGATAGCATCAGACTGGAATAAACCGGATGGGCTTATGGTTATAACTGAAGATATGGTGCCTGATATATTGAGACCTCTTAACGTGTCCAAAGTATATGGCATCGGCGAGAAATCTTCTGAAAGGCTAAAAAAGATCGGCATAGAGAAAGTCGATGATTTACTGAAGTTAAGCGAAGAAGAGCTTACAAATATATTCGGAAAGTACGGTAAAGAGATATACGACAGGATAAGAGGAATTGACTTAAGACCTGTCGAAACATACAGGGAGACGAAATCAATCGGCAAAGAGACTACACTTAAAGAGGATACTGATGATATTGAGCTATTATCAAAATATTTAGGTGGATTTTCAAGGACAATATCATTAGAACTAAAAAAAGAAAAACTTTATTGCAGAAC
The nucleotide sequence above comes from Thermoanaerobacterium sp. CMT5567-10. Encoded proteins:
- a CDS encoding DNA polymerase IV, coding for MMRKIIHVDMDAFFASVEQHDNPKLKGKPVIVGGLSGRGVVSTCSYEARKYGIHSAMPMYMAKSLCPNGIFLPVRFQRYREVSKKVFDILYEVTDIVEPLSIDEAYLDVTDIDKNPEDIAKEIKEKVHMTTGLTVSAGVSYNKFLAKIASDWNKPDGLMVITEDMVPDILRPLNVSKVYGIGEKSSERLKKIGIEKVDDLLKLSEEELTNIFGKYGKEIYDRIRGIDLRPVETYRETKSIGKETTLKEDTDDIELLSKYLGGFSRTISLELKKEKLYCRTVTVKIKTWNFTVHTKSRTLNEYIDSPEDIYNVASSILKESNISQPVRLIGLSVSNLSTIKIKQLSLFDSEIRKNIKIDKIVYEVNKKLGGYFVKKGSDM
- a CDS encoding transposase; its protein translation is MYIRQECLFSFDELIKFQPETKLEMVFSQLDFSNVVLSLSRSEYKRGPKGYDPLPLLYALVAMQLEKIPNIAKLVDRLKSDPVFRYNCGFSVFGPTPSASTFSRFLNLISKSEALEEDFKQLILKAKDLNIIDSTNIAIDSTKLNAFEKPKPKSKLKDDGKSPNWGKKKDTDGNDIKWFGWKLHIIADCKSELPLAIEITPASVNDSILAIPLLKKLKEFYGNTFDVKHCIMDSGYDIKENYDYIMNEFHAQPIIAYNKRGSFAPPEGLNERLHPICSMGYELVYWGKDGDYLKFRCPHVLGKIDCPHGSSWCSNSNYGYCLKINYKKNNRYFSFPIRSSDEWQEIYNLRTSIERCNSRLKDYLNTDNLRSAGIKKAKTFALLNCITLVAGTIAVNVTKSLPKVA
- a CDS encoding helix-turn-helix transcriptional regulator, encoding MKDNKSNNDVCEITVIHEDVVDKVKKLMPEEEKLYDLAELFKIFGDTTRIKILCALFESEMCVCDIAATLGMNQSAVSHQLRILKQSKLVKYRKEGKVVYYSLADDHVIKIFDQGFSHIEE
- a CDS encoding heavy metal translocating P-type ATPase; the encoded protein is MKGSKQTFLLEGLDCAVCAAKIEDNVKKIDGICNANVDLINTKLTVELEDINKINDINKTIKKVVKDVEPNIHISDFEGKIVKDKDSHFKWKIMQLLSAAVLFVLPVIFKLPEYAKLSFFFISYIISGGEIITLSIKKILKGQLFDENFLMSISTIGAFAIGKYEEGVSVMLFYQIGTLIEDYAVDNSRKSIKDLMDIRPDYANLKIENNIKRVPPEAVNIGDIILVKPGEKIPLDGKVIDGKSFVDTSSLTGEYLPMEVTIGSDVLSGFINKNGLLTVKVEKNFKESTVSKILDLIENAGNKKAQAENFITKFAKYYTPIVTLSALFIATIPPLLLNENFSNWIYRALVFLVISCPCALVISIPLSFFSGIGSASKSGILIKGSNYLEALNDVKTIVFDKTGTLTEGTFKVTEINAENPLKSDELLKYAAYGEYYSNHPIASSIINAYGKEIDAGKIKDYVELAGNGIKTIIDDKEILIGNSKLMKSHNIAFKDVRPYSAVHIAVDGKYAGYIVISDTIKKDSKDTVKALKSLGVEKLIMLTGDKKEISEYISNELGLDGVYSELLPDEKVNVVDELCSNTDLKGKVAFVGDGINDAPALTRADIGIAMGKIGTDAAIEAADVVLMTDEPYKLVDAIKIAKKAHKIVLENIIFALGVKLSVLTLGALGLATMWEAVFADVGVTVLAVLNSLRILAK
- a CDS encoding serine hydrolase, with amino-acid sequence MSLYDDIKRFINNTDGNIGVSIKNLKTGERIDVNEEMMFPSASTIKILIMAQIYKMAKEGYIRLTDNIVLSDFMKTNGSGILYQLNSKHKFTIEELITLMIIISDNTAANVLIDIADMKNINKMAEDLGMLHTKIQRKMMDFEAAKSGKDNYTCPKDMTHLLELIHDGEVVDEEYSNMMLDILKKQQDLGRLDLYLPEDVLIAHKPGELKLLEHDVGIVFLKNCQYIISVMTNNLSTNLDGRRAIGKISKMVYDEYVKL